DNA from Pelagibacterium nitratireducens:
GCGAGAAGCCGGTCGATTTCGTTCCACGCCTTCAGAGCGTCTTGGCCAGCTTCCCTACGACGGACACGCTCAAGCTGCTCATCCACTTTAGGGATTTCTTCGCGATCAATGCGACTGACAAGCTGCGTGCTGCCCGGCTTGAGCTGGTCAAAATGAACCCCATGTTCGTTGCCCAGCATGGCAGCAAATGCCTGCATGTACTTCGCCAGACGCCCCATGGGAATGGTTTTTGGCGAATAAGCTTTGATGTAGAGCGTGAGTGTTTTTTCGTCCGCCTTCATGGGCTCACCGCTCGCTCCAGGCTAATCTTCAGCCGCGAACCCGTCGCAGCAGCATAGCGTTGTAGCGCCTTCATCGAGGGACTGACCCGTCCACTTTCGAGCTTGGCGATATAGGACTGCGAGGTATGCATCCGCTCGGCCAGTTCCGTCTGCGTCAAGTCTGCCTCGCTCCGCGCACGGATCAGCGCCTCCGCGATCGAGAACTCCTCGGCGAGAGATTCATATTCAGCGCGCACATCGGCACGCTTCAGCAGATCCTTTTTCAGCTCGTTCAAGCTTGTCATCTCACATCCTTCGCTCGCTTCAGGGCGAGCTCGATTTCGCGGCGTGGGGTCTTTTGGGATTTCTTCACGAAGATCCTGACCACCACTACGCGCTTTGGTCTGGCAACGACATACAGAGCGCGGGATATGCCGTCCCTGCCCTTCATCCTGATTTCCCAAAGCGGCCCTTCCAGGTGCTTCACGTGGGGCTCGCGAACGCGCTCCAGCCCCAAAGACTGGATCAGCTCACCGATCCGCAGGAAGCGGGCAATCTGGTCAGCCGGCAAAGCTTCAAGCTCCGCCCGCACCGTGTCACTCAGGATTTCAATCTTCCATGAAATCAATATATCAAATCTGACGTAATAATGCAAGGGTGCTCATCAGATGCTAGACTCCAACAGCTCGATCTCCTCACCAGTCAAATCGAAAAGTCCATACACCAGCTCGTTGATACGGCGCTCATTGGCCTGGATCTCGGACGAAAGGCGCGCAATTTCTGCCTTGTCTCGGGCGATCCAGTCTTCCCAGTCGCTACGCTCGGACAGGGGGATATCTGCCTTCAGACACCTCTTGACCTCAGACCGGAATGCAGCGAAATCCGGCAAAAGCCACCACTTCTTGAGCTTGTTTGAAAGATTCGTGAACGCTCCAATAGGAGCGATATCCGGTATACGTCGTGTTGGGGCACGCTGCAGGACGTGGCGTCTTTCCGCTGCCGCTTGACAGGACTCAGCGATCGCGGCGATTTCGTTTTTCTGAGATTCAGAAGCAAGTGGAATAGGAAGCGACCTCAGATATTGGCTCTTCATCCGGAAGTATCCGCCCCTAGCTATTGTTGTTTCGCTCGTGAGTGCAAACCAAAGTACGTTGGAGCCGAGTAAAGCGGCCTCATAGTGGGAGGCGCCTTTCAAGCAAAAACACGTCATGTCGATGTAGCTTCCGCTATCAACGGAAAAGCTAGGACGGTTGGCGATGTCCCGGTACACAACTTTCGTGCCTGCATAAGTAGATTCAAACGCTGCTTGCGCCTGCTGCAGCTCAAACCATTCCTGCTTAGCAGCCCGCTGTTCCAGTCTAGACTTGAATTGGGAGAGTCGCTCTAGGATTGCGGGGTATTTTAGGACATCGATGGTTGACTTCGGGATGTATATAATGAAGCGTTCAGCCGACGCTACGTGCCACTGCTCCAACTCATTGCCAAAAATAATGGGCTTAATGAGGTCCGCAGAGTTCGGATCGGCGGCGACAAGCCGGTTTCTTTCTGTGCGGTCGATGACAAACGCCTCGTTACGCCCAGTTTTTATGCCAGCATACGGATCACCGTAAACATCACCCAATCGCTCCCGCCCTGTCCGGATCTTGCGCCGCAGCGACTGCAGCCCAGCCTCTTCCAGAGACCACGACCCAGAGGAAAGTGAAGACTGCGGATAAGTGGCCGCCCCTTTCTCAAAATTCGCACGAAAGTTAGATTCTGGTAGCGTGTCGACCGTCCAAAAACGAAGCGTGTGATCTTTTAAAGGGGCCTCGCGCCGCATGGTGAGGATGGCGGGATAGGTGGTCACCCCCTCAAAAACTTGCAGATCGCCAAAATAAACTACGGTTTCAATCGTTGCCTTCTGGCGCAGAAAATCGCGTAGCGGCCTACCAGAGCCCGTTTTGAAGAAAGACGATGACGAGATGTATCCAAGCCGACCTCCAGGCTTCAGCAGGTTGAGCCCGCGCTCGAAAAAGTAGCAGTAGAGATCCGCCCGATCCGACACCACCTCGAACCGTTTTTCTAGGTAAGGCTTCATCAGCTTAAGGTGCTCCATCCGCACATAGGGCGGATTGCCGAGCACGATATCGAAGCCACCTTCGGCCATGATTTGGGGAAAGGCGCTCGCCCAGGTAAACCCGTGCGAGAGATAGGCGAAATTGGAATCTTCGATCAGGCTGTCGCCCACCTTCAGATTGCCACCAAGACTGTCAAGCGGCTTGCCGCGACGAGCCGTTTTCACCCAAAGCGAAAGCTTCGCGATCTCGATGCTTTCGGCGTTCACATCGACGCCGAACAAATTGCTGGTGAGGATCTCACTGTCGGGGACGTAATTGAGAAGATCGCCCATATGCTCAGCCCTGGGCGCCAGCTCCTTGATCTTCTCATTCACGCGCAAGAGCTCGGCCTTCATGTAGTCGAAGGCCATCACCAGAAAAACGCCCGACCCGCAGGCTGGATCGACGATGCGCAGCGACTTCAGCCGGTCCCGATAGGCCTGCCATGCTTCCAGTTGCGCGCTCTTACGCTTCCACTTGATCGCCTCGTAATCAGCAAGGCTCGATCCCTTCTGCGCAAATTGCCTGACGATGCAGGCAAAGATCTCTTCCAGGTGCGTGCCGAGCGTTTGCTCGACGATGAAGCGAGCAATGTAGTCTGGAGTGTAGACGACACCGTCGCGCTTGCGGCGACCACTCGTTCCTGTTTTCTTTTCAGCTTCGACCTCATCACCGCGTGCTTCGGCTTGGAGACGTTCCACATCGGCGATCGATTGCTCAAAGATGTGCCCCAGAACGGTGACCGAGACTTCCGAGCTGAAGTCGTAGCCGCCGATATCTTTGAATTTCTCGCAAACCGCGTCGGGGATGTTGAGCTGATCGACGATGGGATCAGGGGCAAACAGTCCCCCATTGTACGGCGGGACATTCAGCTGATGATTGCCCTTGTCGATTGAGGTGAAGAGCCCTTTGAAATTATCCCAGATTGGGCGAGGATTGAAAGGATCGGAATGCTCGAATGCCTTTTCGAGAATGTGGCGTGGCAGGAGCCCTGTGTCCTCGGCAAAGGCCGTAAAGAGGATGCGGTCTAGGATGGTCTGCGCCGCTGCGATCGCGCTCAGACCGTCGAGAGATGGTAGTTCCTGGCGCACTGCCGCGATGAGGTCGCCGCGCAAGGATTTGTAGTCCGAATAAAGCGCGTCGGTAATGTCCTGGTCTTCGCGGCGGCTCTCCTTGAGCAGCGCGGCCGTTTGGCCGCTCAGCAGGTTCTCCGCCCCGAGCAGAAGCATAAATCGAGCATAGTGAGCCGGCTCAGTCAGCTTGGCGAGCTCGAAGTGCTCATAGGCTTGCGTGCCTTCGCCGAAGCCGTAGAGCCTGAGCTCAACATAGTTCGACACGACGACCCATTTCACACCGGGCGCGTTTGTGGCGTACTCCCACGCCTGCTGCACCGGACTCTTTGCCCGGCCAGGCATAATGGCATCGAGATCCTTGGTACGCGCTCCCTTGAGCTCGAAAGGTGCAAGGATCTGGGAACGCTGCGGCCCAAAATGACCAAGGGCCAGATCGACAGAACCGCTCAGGATCGACTGTTCTGAAGTCACCGTGTGGTCAGGGGACACGACGGCGCTGACATAGCCAAGCACACCCTCCACAATCTTGGCCTTGAAGTCGCCGTGAAGGGCCGTCTCCTTCAATCCGGTGATACGGCCCGAGCGGATGAGCTCACTCCACTCTTTCAGCAGGGCCTCGTGACTGGCAGGAAGACTGTCCGGGTAAGCAATATGGCGATCGAGCGTTTTGGGATTGAAGAGATGCATGCGCTTCCGATCACAACAGCCTTGGCTGTGGTTTGTTCCGGCCCGGGCTGATAGCGAGGCACCAAGATCTCGCCTTCGCGCGCGCGAGCTTGGGCAATATCACAATCGCACTGTATGTACATGAGCTGGGCGACGCGCGGCCATTCAGAAAAGCCGAAAATGCGGCGCGGATGAACCCAATCGCCTCGGCCGCCAGGGTCACGGACAGATCTAGTCGATCGAGCGCCAGCGCCCGGATGTAGTGCCCCAGGCAGCCCGGCCGCGCCAGCGCGGTTTCAGCACGAATTGCCACTATGTCCCTCCTGATGGGTGAATCACCTCTTGAAAGCATAGCTTTGGGGAAGCTGACAACATAGCCCATGTCAGCAACGGCGTGTTCCAGGGAGTCGGCGCCTAGATCGAGCGCGACAAAATCGAGGGTTCGAACGGTAAAACCATCCGCTCGAGAAGTGACCGACGCCACTCCAGAGCGCCCCCTGACCCATATTCCTGGCGTGAACGACGATGGCCAAAAAAGATTTCGCGCATTTCCCCGTCAATACCGGCTTCTTTCATCCGGTCTTCAAACGAGTGACGGATGCTGTAGAGGGTGTGTTTTGACGTTGGGACGAGGCCGTTCTCGCGCAGATACTTATTGATTGCAGCGCAGGCAGCTTCTTCCTTCTCCCGATAGCGGGGAAAACCGCTTGGATACATTTGAAATGCCAACAAAGCAGCGCCGACCAGCGGAATCTCGCGAATGGAGGCTGCGGTCTTCAATTCACGTGGCGCCTCCGGATCATCGCGCTCCACAAAGCTAATGTAGGGCACTGGGCCATCAAGGTGGATGTTGCTGGCATCGAGATTACAGGTCTCGCTCGGCCGCGCCCCCGTTTCGATGGTGACCAAAAGGATGGCCCGCGCCTCCTCGTTCAAGCCTTTGAGAGCGTCGGCTTTCAGAATCTTGTCCCGGATCCAGGCGGTCGGGAAAGGAGGCCGCTTGGCTTTCTTGCGCTCCTCAAAACTTAGTCCTGCGAATGGGTTGAGCTTGTTCTCCGCGCCCATGAAGGCATGATACTCGCGATAGATCTTTCGCAGCTCACCAATCTGCCGGTTGCCCGATGATGCAGTATGGGTTGGCTTCTTGCCTTTGTCGGCTGGAGCGATGCGCGCCAGCCAATAGCGATAGAATTTGTGCGCGTCGTCGCGGGTGATGTGCGAAATCGGCTTGTCCCCGACGATCTCGACAAAGTTGCGCACAGCCCGCTCGGGAATGACCCGCCATTTCCGCCTTTGCTGCGGCGACTTCGTCACCAGCTGAGATGCAGCAATATCGTTGATATAGACTTTAAGCGCTTGGGTCAGCGTCACGCTGGGCGTTGGCTCTCCACCCAGCACCGCCGTTTCGACTGCATGGGATGTCCGCGTATCAAGAATTGCCTCCATCCGCTCGGCCAACTCCTGCCAGCTTGCCTTGGCTTCGAGCTCGCCTGCAGGACGATAAGCAAAGCCGAGCGCCGCTGCCCGACGCACGGCGGCCTTGTGGCGCTTCAGAGCCGCTGACTCTTCCTCATCGCACAGAAACGATGCCCACAGGTCGTTGTCCGCCTTTTCCAAGGCATCGCGCATGACGCGGGCGACCGCCAAGTCGTGGGTCTTGAGCGAACTACGGATAACTGGAGCCCGCTCATCCTGCTCAGCCACCATGGCGGGAACGCGCCGAACATACTGCCAGCGGTCCCCGCGGCGCTGCAAAAAACGGTCGAGTTGAGAACCCCTGGGCACGCCATTCCTCTCCAATGTATCACGTTATAGGATCAAAATGTGTCACGAATTTCCGGGCAAGACAACCCAAAGTTGGCTGTGTACACCGAATTCCTTGGCCGTTACAGCGACATAGCAATTTTGCAAAGCTGGGAAAATGGAGCGGGTGAAGGGAATCGAACCCTCGTCGTAAGCTTGGGAAGCTTCTGCTCTACCATTGAGCTACACCCGCACGCGTCGGCGCTGATCGAGCGCTTGTGTGCTGCAAATCGGGACAATCGTCAAGGCAGATACGCTGGCCACTTCAGTGCCGGCTCCGATCTCCCAAAAAGTTTACCTTGGCGCTTTTCCAGTCATTTTAGCGCCTCTCGCCGCAATCCGATGAGCGATCTGATGATCTCGCAACGGCAATTGCGGCAAAAAATCGGCGCCGCGCTGTTGATATCGCGCTCTTGGGGGCCTATTGTCTTGATCAACATTCAATCTCTGCACGATGACCGGCCAGCCTTGATGTCGATTCTGGCCCGGTGTCTTTTTGTGTTCAACAGCTAAAGTGCGAATACAAAACGATATTTACAGTCTTCGCGTGCAAATTTTCAACAAGGAGACACATGGCAGTCAAATTATCGGTACGAAACGTCTTCAAGGTCTTCGGTGAAAAAACCGACGCCGCTCTCGAACTGCTCGAGAAAGGCAACTCCAAGGAAGACATTCTCGAGCAGACGGGCGCCACGGTGGGCGTGCAGGATGCGAGCTTCGATGTGGGCGAAGGCGAGATCTTCGTCGTCATGGGACTCTCGGGCTCCGGCAAATCGACCCTGGTGCGTATGCTCAACGGCTTGATCCCACCCACGTCGGGCTCGATCATGATCGATGGTGCGGACGTCGCCAGCTGCTCACAAGACGAGCTTCGCCGCATAAGGCGCGAAAAAATCACCATGGTGTTCCAGCACTTCGCTCTGTTTCCTCACTGGTCGGTGGCCGACAATGCCGCCTATGGACTGAAGGTGAAGGGAACCAAACCTGCCGAACGCCGCAAAAGAGCGCTCAAGGCGCTTGAACAGGTCGGGCTTACCGCTTGGGCTGACAGTCTGCCTGCCGAGCTTTCGGGCGGAATGCAGCAGCGCGTTGGCTTGGCGCGCGGTCTTGCGAACGGCCCTGAGGTGTTGCTGATGGACGAGCCATTCGGCGCGCTCGATCCGCTCATCCGCCGCGAGATGCAGGACGAACTGATCGAGCTTCAAAAGACGCTGAAGAAAACCATCGTCTTCATCACGCACGATCTGAACGAGGCTCTGCTGCTTGGTGACAAGATCGCCATCATGAAAGATGGCCGGTTCGTCCAGGTCGGTACGGCGCAGGAAATCGTTTCCAATCCAGCCGACGATTATGTCGCGGCCTTCGTGGCCGACATCGATCGCGGCCGCGTCTTCACCGCAGAGGACGTCTCGAACGATCCCGCGGCCATGAAGCTGGGCACCGACACGGCTGAGGACGCCATGCGCGCCATGGAGGATCTCAACCGCAACGCCCTCTACGTGGTCAACGACAAGAACATGATTGCCGGCGTGGTGACCTATCAGGATCTGGCTGCGGCGACGCTGAATCTGGAAGAACCGAATCCGGTTCTGGAAAAGGTCATGCTGACCGAATATCCCACCGTGGATGCCGATGTGCAGCTCAACGACCTGTACGGCGCGGCAAGCGGTGGACTTCCGATCGCCGTGACGGATAGCAAGGACCGCCTGGTCGGTGTCGTCGAACCGGAGGCTGTGTTCGCACAACTTTCCGGCGATGATGAAACCGTCCTCTCCGAGGCATCCGAAGCACCCCCGGCGCAAGATTCTGAAAAGGAGAGCGCAAATGTTTAGTCCCGGCGACCTCCTCATTATCCCTTTCGACGACTGGATCAATGATTTCGTCCGCGGCTGGCTGGTGCCGAACTTCCGGCCCTTGTTCCGCGCGGCGCAGGTTCCTATCACGCTGGTTCTCAACGCATTGGACGATTTCTTCAATTTCGTCCCCATGCTTCTGACCACCGCAGTCTTCTCCCTCGCCGCCTGGAAATGGGCTGGCAAGGGCATGGCAATTTTCACGATCATCGGCTTTTTCTTCATCGACATGATCGGTCTCTGGCCGGAAACCATGACGACGCTGGCCATGATCCTGACGTCGGTTTTCTTTTGCACGATCATAGGGGTGCCCGTCGGCATCCTGGCAGCCGGCTCGGACCTGCTATGGAAAATCGTGCGTCCGATTCTCGATATCATGCAGACGATTCCCTCCTTTGTGTACCTCGTGCCGATCGTCATGCTGTTCGGCGTCGGGATGGCGCCGGGGATCATCGCCACCATCATCTTCGCCCTGCCCCCGATCATCCGGCTGACCAATCTGGGCATTCGCAATGTACGCGGGGATCTGGTCGAGGCGGCTCATGCTTTCGGCTCCACACGATGGCAGATGCTGACTGATCTTCAGATTCCGCTGGCCTTACGCACCATAATGGCGGGCCTGAACCAGACGCTCATGCTCGCACTCTCGATGGTCGTTATTGCCGCCCTTATCGGCGCAGGCGGTCTCGGGCTCGTGGTCAACACCGGTCTTGGCCGGCTCGATGTGGGCGGTGCCACGGCAGGCGGCGTCGGAATCGTCATCCTCGCCATCGTACTGGATCGCATTACCCAGGGCCTCGGCGAGCAGAACCAGACCAACACCGTTTCGTTGCGCCAGGTACTCTCGAACCTGCTTCGCCTTCAGGGCAGCAAGCAGGCCGAACCAACCCGCAAGGCGGCCTGAGCTGCCGTTACCCAATGACGCGGTGGCTATGCGCCACCGCTTCTATCGTCCGGACTTTTCTGGACTTCGCAAGGCGGAATAATCCGTCGATTAAAACCAAAACCAAAGGAGACAAAAACATCATGTTCAGTCTCAAGAAAACTCTCGCCGGTCTGACTGCCGTTGCCCTTATGGGCGCTGCACCGGCTGCTGTCGTCGCCCAGGACATGCCGGGCGAAGGCGTTACGGTCAATATGGCTCAGGCGACCTGGGATACCGGTTGGTTCCACGCCGAAATCTATCGTCAGCTCATCTCCGAGCTGGGCTATGACGTGCCCCAGATCACCACGCTCGACAATCCGCCGTTCTATCAGACGGTCGCGCAGGGCGACATGGATCTGTGGGTCAATGGTTGGTTCCCGCTGCACAACACCTACGAAGACACGTTCAGCAACGGCGCTGAGCTTGTGGGTGCTGTCGCCGAAGGCGGCGCGCTAGAAGGCTATCTGGTCAACGCCTCTGCGGTTGAAGAGTTTGGTATTACCTCGCTCGAAGATTTCAAACGTGACGAAGTCAAGGAAGCCTTTGACCGCAATGGCGACGGCATGGCCGACATGGTTGCCTGTCCTCCGGGCTGGGGCTGCGAGATCAACATCGAGCACCACATGGATGCCTATGATCTGCGCGACCACATCAACCCGATCAAGGCTGGCTATGCAGCTTCGATGGCTGACGCTGTCGCTGCCTATGACAGCGGCGAAAACATCCTGTTCTACACATGGACTCCGAACTGGACGGTCAATGAACTCGTCCCGGGCGAAGACGTGATGTGGATCGAAGTTCCTGAAGTCGACCTGCCCGATATGAGCATGGCCGATGCAGCGACCATGGATGGCGTTGAAGGTTGCGTAAACGATCCGTGCACGCTCGGCTTCCCGGCCAACGACATCGTGCCGGTCGCCAACTCGGCGTTCCTCGAAGAGAACCCTGCCGTTCGCGCACTGCTCGAAAGCGCATCGATCCCGCTCGCGGACATCTTTGCCCAGAACGCTGCCATGAACGAGGGTGACGACGATATCGAAGCCCAGGCTGCTCAGTGGATCGAAGACAACCGCGACATGGTCGACGGCTGGCTCGAAACTGCACGCGGCGCCGCTTCGTAAGCGACGCTTCAGCGTTCAATATGAGAAGGCCGGGGTATGCGCCCCGGCCTTCTTTTGTTCAGGGATAGGGCTTGAAGTGCTTGGAAAGCTTGAGGCTCTGGGCCTGATAGTTCGAGCCGAGCGCTGAGCCGTAGAGCGTCTTTGGCCGTTCGGCCATCTTCTCGTAAATCAGGCGCCCGATGGTCTGGCCGTGACCCAGAAGGAACGGGACTTCGCGGCTACGAACCTCGAGCACGGCACGTGAACCGGTGCCTCCGGCGGCCGAGTGGCCAAAGCCGGGATCGAAGAACCCGGCATAATGGACGCGGAATTCACCGACCAGCGGGTCGAACGGCACCATTTCGGCCGCGTAATCGGGCGGAACATGTACGCTTTCGCGTGAAACGAGAATGTAGAATTCGTCGGGGTCCAAGATCAACTCGCCCGAGCCGCGATTGACCAGAGGTTCCCAGTAATCGAGGACGTCCAGAGCGTTCTTTTTGTCGACATCGACAACCGCCGTATGGCGCTTTGAGCGGAAGCCAATCAGGCCCGAGCGCCCTTCGCCGATCAGATCGATCGATAGCGAGACCCCCTCGCCCACATCCATGTTGGGATCGAAAACCAGCGTCTGTTCGGCGTGCAAGGCCTTGTGGCCAGCGGCGTCGAGACGCGCGTCTCCGACCCGGAACCGCATCTGGGACAGGCGCGAGCCGGTGCGCACCAGCACCGGGAAGGTGCGGGGGGAAATTTCGAGATAGAGCGCCCCCTTATATCCGGCGGGCACGATATCGAAGCTGCGCGCGGCGTCGGATATGACGCGGGTAAAGATATCGAGCCGTCCGGTGGAAGATTTGGGATTGGCCGATGCGCTGACCGTTTCAGGCAGGTCGAGGCTCTCGAGGAGTGGCACGATATAGACACAACCGCGTTCGAGCACCGCGCCTTTGGTCAGGTCGATCTGGTGAAGCTTTAGCGTTTCTATGCGCTCGGTCACCGTCTTGCCTGGTCCGGGCAGAAAGCTCGAGCGGACGCGAAAGGCGGTTTCACCAAGCCGCAGATCGAGGCTCGCGGGCTGGATCTGATCGGCGTCATAGGGCCGGCCGGCGCTGATGGCGCCCTGATCGGACAAGTTCTGGATCAGCCGGGTGGAAAATACCCCGGTCGGCCAAGTGTTGTTCATATCCCCATGCGCCTCATGCAAACCCTTTGGACTGGCTTAGCAATTGAGGCGATTGACGCCAAGCGCCATTTGGGAGTAACTCAGTGCTGACTGCGTTTCCAGCGCGGTTGGTGGTGATTTGGCCGGTCCGATTGCAGGCCACCAAGGGCGTTGCTGTGCAATGCCTTCGTTTTTTCTGGTCGGGTTGCCGAACCACAAAAGTGCGTCTCACTTTTGCTGGCAATCCTCCGGGAAACATCTCTGCTAAAGTGACCAGTTCGAACCGGCCGCATCGCGCGCCGGTTTTTTTGTTTTGAGGTAAACCCATGTCGGACAGGACAAGCAACCCGCTCTTCGATCACAAGCACCGCAAGGCGCAGACGATGATGGTGCATGGCGGCATGGAACGCTCCCAGCATGGGGAGACCTCCGAGGCGATCTTTTTCAATTCCGGTTTTGTCTATCCCACCTCGGGCAGCGCCGAGGCGCGCTTCAAGGGCGAGGAGCCCGGACACATCTATTCGCGCTTTTCCAACCCGACCGTTGAAATGTTCCAGCAGCGGGCCGCGCTGCTCGAAGGGGCCGAAGCGGCCCGTGCCACCGCCACCGGCATGGCTGCGGTGACAACGGCTGTAATGAGCCAGCTTCGGGCGGGCGACCACGTGGTTGCGGCGCGCGCCCTGTTCGGCGGATGTCGGTTCGTGGTCGAGAACTACATGCCGCGCTGGGGCGTTGAATCGAGCCTTGTCGATGGCCGCGACCCGGAAAATTTCGCGCGCGCCATGCGGCCCAACACCAAGGTGGTGTTTGTCGAGACCCCGACCAACCCAACGCTCGAACTGGTGGATCTTAGGGCCGTTGCCGAGATTGCCCATGCCCACAATGCCGTGCTGATCGTCGACAATGTCTTTGCGACGCCGGTCTGGCAGAAGCCGCTGGAGCTGGGCGCCGATCTGGTCACCTATTCGGCCACCAAGCATATCGATGGGCAGGGCCGGGCGATGGGTGGGCTCATCCTGGGCAGCAAGGAGCTGATCGAAGCCGATGTGCATACAATCATCCGCCAGACCGGCCCTTCGATCTCTCCCTTCAACGCCTGGGTGCTGCTCAAGGGGCTCGAAACCCTGTCGCTGCGCGTCAAAGCAATGACCGAGAGTGCGGAGAAAATCGCCAATTTCCTGGCCAATCACCCCAAGATCGAGTCCATCTCCTATCCCTTTCATCCTTCGCATCCGCAATATGAACTGGCCAAACGGCAGATGGGCGCCGGCTCGACGCTGGTGGCGCTGACGCCAAAGGGTGGCAAGCAGGCAGCATTTGCCCTGGCCGATGCGCTGGCGATCATTGCGATTTCCAACAATCTGGGCGATGCCAAATCGATCATTTCCCACCCGGCAACGACCACGCATCAGCGCTTCACGCCAGAGGAGAAAGTTGAGATGGACATCACCGACGGGCTGCTGCGGCTTTCGGTCGGGCTCGAGGATGCCGACGATCTGATCGCCGATCTTTCGTTCGGTCTCGAACAGGTCTAGTCTTCACACTCTCTTTAGGCGGCAGGGCGCAGCACAGTCGGGCATGGATTTTCGCACGATCTTTTCGGCCATCGGTGCCCTGACGGCAGCGCTCGGTCTTGCCATGCTGCTGCCTGCCTTTGCCGATCTGGTTGTGGGCAACGAAGACTGGCTGGTGTTCCTCACGGCCTCGCTGATCACCATGATCTTCGGGGCGGGGCTGTGGGCTTCATCAACAGGGCACAAATCGGACCTCAATCTGCGTCAGGCGTTCCTGATGACAGTTTCGATCTGGGTGGTGCTCACCATCTTCGGGGCGCTACCGCTCTACATGTCCAATCTGGACCTGAGCTTTACCGACGCGATGTTCGAGGCCATGTCGGGGATCACCACCACCGGTTCGACGGTCATCACAACGCTCGACACCACCGCGCCCGGCATCCTTTTGTGGCGAGGATTGCTGCAATGGTTCGGAGGTCTGGGAGTGGTCGTCATGGCAATTGCCGTTCTGCCCATGTTGCGGGTGGGCGGCATGCAGATGTTTCGCGCCGAAGCGTTCGAGACGCCCGACAAGATCCTTCCCGCTGCCGCTCAGATCGCCACGGCCATGGTGATCGTCTATTGCATTTTGACCTTTGCCTGCGCCGTCGCCTATTGGCTGGCCGGCATGGGGGCGTTCGATGCCGTCGTCCATTCGCTTTCGACCGTTGCCACTGGGGGCTTTTCCACCCGTGATGCATCGCTGGGCGCTTTCGACCAGCCAGCGATCCATTATGTTTCGGTCGTCTTCATGATCCTGGGTGCTCTACCCTTCGTGCTTTATGTCGGCATGCTGCAAGGCTCGTTCGGGCAGTTGTTTCGAGACTCCCAGGTCCGGCTGTTCCTCTACCTGATCGGCCTGGCCACAGTGATCGTGGTTTTCGTGCAGTTGACCGGCGACATTGCCCGAGGTGAGGAAGCGTTCCGTCACGGGCTGTTTTCGGTGGTCTCTATCATGACCGGCAGCGGCTTCGGGGTCGCCGATTTTTCGGCATGGGGCCCGCTGGCCGTCTCTTTGTTCTTTGTCGTCATGTTCATCGGCGGCTGCACGGGCTCGACTTCGTGCGGCATCAAGATTTTCCGCTTTCAGGTTCTGGCGCGCGATCTTTACCAACACATCCGCGAGATCGTCTTCCCCTCTCTGGTTTATGTCAAACGCTACAACGGACGCCCCCTGCCCGATACGGTTTCGACATCGGTGCAGAGTTTTGTGTTCATTTACTTTTCGAGCTTCCTTTTGCTCGCGGTGCTGCTGTCATTGTCCGGCCTCGAGCCTCTGGACTCACTGGGCGCCGCGGCGACGGCAATTTCCAATGTCGGGCCGGCGCTCAGCCCCGAATTGGGACCGGCGGGAAGCTTTGCTGGCGTTTCCGACGTTACCAAATGGCTTTTGACCCTCGGCATGCTGGTGGGCCGGCTCGAAGTGCTTATGGTGTTG
Protein-coding regions in this window:
- a CDS encoding Eco57I restriction-modification methylase domain-containing protein, translated to MHLFNPKTLDRHIAYPDSLPASHEALLKEWSELIRSGRITGLKETALHGDFKAKIVEGVLGYVSAVVSPDHTVTSEQSILSGSVDLALGHFGPQRSQILAPFELKGARTKDLDAIMPGRAKSPVQQAWEYATNAPGVKWVVVSNYVELRLYGFGEGTQAYEHFELAKLTEPAHYARFMLLLGAENLLSGQTAALLKESRREDQDITDALYSDYKSLRGDLIAAVRQELPSLDGLSAIAAAQTILDRILFTAFAEDTGLLPRHILEKAFEHSDPFNPRPIWDNFKGLFTSIDKGNHQLNVPPYNGGLFAPDPIVDQLNIPDAVCEKFKDIGGYDFSSEVSVTVLGHIFEQSIADVERLQAEARGDEVEAEKKTGTSGRRKRDGVVYTPDYIARFIVEQTLGTHLEEIFACIVRQFAQKGSSLADYEAIKWKRKSAQLEAWQAYRDRLKSLRIVDPACGSGVFLVMAFDYMKAELLRVNEKIKELAPRAEHMGDLLNYVPDSEILTSNLFGVDVNAESIEIAKLSLWVKTARRGKPLDSLGGNLKVGDSLIEDSNFAYLSHGFTWASAFPQIMAEGGFDIVLGNPPYVRMEHLKLMKPYLEKRFEVVSDRADLYCYFFERGLNLLKPGGRLGYISSSSFFKTGSGRPLRDFLRQKATIETVVYFGDLQVFEGVTTYPAILTMRREAPLKDHTLRFWTVDTLPESNFRANFEKGAATYPQSSLSSGSWSLEEAGLQSLRRKIRTGRERLGDVYGDPYAGIKTGRNEAFVIDRTERNRLVAADPNSADLIKPIIFGNELEQWHVASAERFIIYIPKSTIDVLKYPAILERLSQFKSRLEQRAAKQEWFELQQAQAAFESTYAGTKVVYRDIANRPSFSVDSGSYIDMTCFCLKGASHYEAALLGSNVLWFALTSETTIARGGYFRMKSQYLRSLPIPLASESQKNEIAAIAESCQAAAERRHVLQRAPTRRIPDIAPIGAFTNLSNKLKKWWLLPDFAAFRSEVKRCLKADIPLSERSDWEDWIARDKAEIARLSSEIQANERRINELVYGLFDLTGEEIELLESSI
- a CDS encoding tyrosine-type recombinase/integrase; this encodes MPRGSQLDRFLQRRGDRWQYVRRVPAMVAEQDERAPVIRSSLKTHDLAVARVMRDALEKADNDLWASFLCDEEESAALKRHKAAVRRAAALGFAYRPAGELEAKASWQELAERMEAILDTRTSHAVETAVLGGEPTPSVTLTQALKVYINDIAASQLVTKSPQQRRKWRVIPERAVRNFVEIVGDKPISHITRDDAHKFYRYWLARIAPADKGKKPTHTASSGNRQIGELRKIYREYHAFMGAENKLNPFAGLSFEERKKAKRPPFPTAWIRDKILKADALKGLNEEARAILLVTIETGARPSETCNLDASNIHLDGPVPYISFVERDDPEAPRELKTAASIREIPLVGAALLAFQMYPSGFPRYREKEEAACAAINKYLRENGLVPTSKHTLYSIRHSFEDRMKEAGIDGEMREIFFGHRRSRQEYGSGGALEWRRSLLERMVLPFEPSILSRSI
- a CDS encoding helix-turn-helix domain-containing protein; amino-acid sequence: MTSLNELKKDLLKRADVRAEYESLAEEFSIAEALIRARSEADLTQTELAERMHTSQSYIAKLESGRVSPSMKALQRYAAATGSRLKISLERAVSP
- a CDS encoding type II toxin-antitoxin system RelE/ParE family toxin, whose amino-acid sequence is MHYYVRFDILISWKIEILSDTVRAELEALPADQIARFLRIGELIQSLGLERVREPHVKHLEGPLWEIRMKGRDGISRALYVVARPKRVVVVRIFVKKSQKTPRREIELALKRAKDVR